In Pseudopipra pipra isolate bDixPip1 unplaced genomic scaffold, bDixPip1.hap1 HAP1_SCAFFOLD_135, whole genome shotgun sequence, one genomic interval encodes:
- the LOC135408035 gene encoding collagen alpha-1(IX) chain-like, protein GPPGQRGQRGYRGYRGPPGQRGHGNRGDREDRGDLRDSGDRGDRGDRGDGGDSGDRGDLRERGDPRDPQDNRDPQDRGDPGTEGTPGTPKITGREGMSGTDWIPGTEATAGMAETPKDQGTAETPGTAEREGTPGTEGTPGTEGTTGTEGTPGTEGTAATPGLGVPGGRGRDREHCGVLGGSGVPRKGLGEPGGHWEYWGVFGGPQEGAGGPGGHREHWGVFGGPQEGAGGPGGHWEHWGVFGGPREGAGGPGDTGSTGGCLGVPRKGLGGPGDTGSTGGCLGVPGK, encoded by the coding sequence GGACCCccgggacagcggggacagagGGGATACAGGGGGTACAGAGGACCCCCGGGACAGCGGGGACACGGGAACAGAGGGGACAGAGAGGACAGGGGGGACCTccgggacagcggggacagaggagacagaggggatagaggggatggaggggacagcggggacagagGGGACCTTAGAGAGAGAGGGgaccccagggacccccaggacaacagagacccccaggacagaggggacccggggacagaggggaccccagggacccccaagaTAACGGGGAGAGAGGGAATGTCGGGAACAGATTGGATCCCCGGAACAGAGGCGACAGCGGGAATGGCAGAGACCCCCAAGGACCAAGGGACAGCAGAGACCCCCGggacagcagagagagaggggacccccgggacagaggggacccccgggacagaggggacaacggggacagaggggacccccgggacagaggggacagcagcgaccccagggctgggggtgccgggggggcGGGGAAGGGACCGAGAGcactgtggggttttggggggatcGGGGGTCCccaggaaggggctgggggagcccgggggacactgggagtactggggggtgtttgggggtccccaggaaggggctggggggcccgggggacaccgggagcactggggggtgtttgggggtccccaggaaggggctggggggcccgggggacactgggagcactggggggtgtttgggggtccccgggaaggggctggggggcccggggacactgggagcactggggggtgtttgggggtccccaggaaggggctggggggcccgggggacactgggagcactggggggtgtttgggggtccccgggaag